AACTTTGTATCCGGCAATAGCCGCGCTTGCGGGATTAGTGCCATGCGAAGAATCCGGCACGATTATATACTTACGCCTGTCGCCTTTATCCTTGTGATACGCGGCAATCAGCATTACTCCGGTTAACTCACCATGCGCTCCGGCTAAAGGCTGTAAGGTAAAGCCATGCATCCCGGTAATTTCGCAAAGAAGTTTTTTTGTCTCAAACAAAACTTCTAAAGACCCTTGAGTCAACATCCCGCCTCCGGCAAGTTGCGGCAATAATGGATGCACATGGGTAAAGCCTTCAAGAGAAGCCACCCGCTCGGTAAACTTAGGATTATATTTCATGGTGCAGGAGCCCAAAGGATAAAAATTACCATCCACAGAAAAATTCATCTGTGACAAGTTTGTATAGTGGCGCACTACGTCCAGCTCGCTTAAAGACGGCAATTTTGCTTCTTGCTTGCGGCAATATTTATCTGGCAAGCTCTTAGCTTCCGGCACATCAGAAGAAGCGTAAGAAAATCCGCGCCTTGCGCTTTTATGCTTTTCAAAAATAAGTTTCATGGGAAATCTCATAATACAGCCTCCAGAGCATCCACAAAGGAATTTATCTGCTCTTTGGTTCTTTTTTCAGTTACCGCTACCAGCAAATAATTATCCATACCCTTATAAAACCTGCCCAAAGGAAAACCACAGGCAAATCCTTTTTCTATCATCCGGTGCACCACATCATCCGCGTCACGCGGCAACAAAACTGTAAACTCATTAAAAGTAGATGAACTTTTCTTTACCTGAACCGAAGAAACTCTGGATAAAACATTTTTAGCGTATTCAGATTTCTGATAATTAAGCTGGGCTAATTCTTTTAGGCCATCTCTACCCAAAAGCGCAGCAAATACCACCGCGCGCAAAGCGCATAAGGCCTCGTTAGAGCAGATATTGGAAGTAGCTTTTTCCCGACGGATATGCTGTTCGCGGGTCTGAAGGGTCAAAACAAAAGCGCGTTTACCTTGGCTATCAACAGTTTGCCCCACAATTCTTCCGGGCATCTGGCGCACAAGCCCTTTTTTTGCTGACATAAATCCTAAATAAGGGCCCCCAAAAGATAAGGGAATCCCTAAACTCTGGCCTTCGCCGGTTGCAATATCAAATCCCATCTCACCGGGAGATTTCAGCATCCCTAAAGATACCGGATATACCGAGGCAATTGCCAAAGCGCCAAACTTATGCACCTGTTCTACTACATCGCTGTAATCATCCACTACCCCAAAGAAATTTGGATTTTGTATAATTACCGCCGCAGTTTTGTCATCCAGGTGCTTTGAAAAATCTGACCGCGAGCTTTTTCCATGCTCAATGGGGATCTCTACAAATTCAATAGAAAGATTAGAAGTATAGGTATAAAGCATGGTGCGGTAAATTAAATTAACCCCGCTATCCATAATAATTTTATTGCGCCCGGTCAGGCGAATCGCCATCATCAAGGCTTCATAAAGCGCGGTTCCTCCGTCGTATAAAGAAGCATTGGAAACATCAAGCCCTGTTAATTCGCAGATAATCGTCTGATATTCGTATATTGCCTGCAGCCACCCTTGTGAACACTCTGGTTGATAAGGAGTGTAAGCCGTATAAAATTCCGGGCGGTTAACAATGGCATCAACTGCCGCTGGGATAAAATGATCATAGAATCCAGCACCCACAAAATTAATTAAATTGGTCGCGTTTTTAGTAGCAAGCCTGTGCAGGTGTTTGGTTACTTCAAACTCTGATTTACCTGGCGGGATATTAAAAGATTTGGGCCTTAAGGCAGGCGGAATATCACCAAAAAGCTCATCAATGCTTGAAACTCCAATAACCTTAAGCATTTCCTGAATATCTTCTTTGGTGTGTGGCACATAACTCATTTTGAAAGACCCTCTAGATAAACTTGATAAGCGTTATTATCCATAAGCTTGGCTTTTTCTTGCTCATTATCAAGCTGGATCACAAAGAAAAAACCTTTTTCATAGCAAGACTTGTTAACTAATTCAGGATGGCTGGCCAATTCTGGATTAACAGATAAAACTGTGCCGGAAAATGGGCTATAAACGTCCGATGCCGCCTTAACCGACTCTACAACCGCCGCCGGATCAGCTTGTTTTAATGCTTTCCCGACTTTTGGTAAATCTACAAATGTAATATCTCCCAATGAACCCTGGGCATAATCAGTAATACCGACATAAGCGGTTTTACCTTCTACGCGCGCCCATTCATGATCTTTGGTATAAAGAAGATTTTCTGGAATATTCATCAAACTTGATCCTCCTGTTATAGCATTATTTTGTCGCCCCACCATTTAATTTGGACGGGCTCCAGAATAAAAAGGTTTTTCAACTATTACTACCGGAATTTCTATATTATCCTCTTTTATTAATAATTGATCGCCTATTTTATGATTGCCCCTTATATATCCCATGCCGATACTTACACCTAAGCTTGGAGAAAAAGACCCGCTTGTTACCGTACCGACTCTTTTACTTTGAGAATATATTCCAAATCCGTGACGCGCGCTGCGACGCGAATCAGACTTGAAATAAATCAATCTTTCTTTAGGGCCGGATTCTTTTTCTTTTAATAGGGCTTGTTTACCGATAAAATCCTTGGAATAATCTACGAATTTATCAAGGCCTGCTGAAACAGGTGAATACTCTAAATTAATATCATGTCCGTAAAGCGGATACCCCATTTCAAGACGCAGGGTATCGCGACAGCCTAACCCCGCAGGTTTAACACGGCTGTCTTCTAAGAGCCTTGCCCATAAACTAGCCACATGTTCAGAAGGAACATATATTTCATAGCCTAATTCACCAGTATAGCCGGTACGGCTTATTATACACCTTTGAGAACTAAAATCAAATTCACCAAAAGTATAGTAACTAAGCATTTCTACCTTAGAGCCAAAAATACCCCTTATCGCCTCAAGAGATCTTGGCCCCTGCAAATCAAGCTTGCCGGTTATGTTAGATACATTATTGAATGTAAATTCTCCGGTTAAATTATTCTTAAGATTATCTTCATCCGAACGGATGGTCGCAGCATTAACCACGATCATCCAGGATTTCTCTTTTAGGCGATAAACAATAAGGTCATCAATGATCCCTGCTTTATCATTAAGCATGTGCCCGTAACGGCAAGTACCAGGCGGCATACCGGTTATATTTTGGGTTACAACCCGATCAAATCCGCTTGAAAACGCATCGGCTTCTAAAATAAACTCACCCATATGACAAATATCAAACACCGATACTTGATTTCTGGTATGGGCATGCTCTGCTAATATCCCTTCATACTGGATAGGCATCAGCCATCCGCCAAAAGGGGCCATTTTAGCGCCTAAAGCAACATGATATGAATAAAGAGGTGTTTTTTGGTTTTCCATGGAAATGATTTTTAGATTGTACTACAAAAGATTACTTTGGGAAAGCAAATTCTTATCACTTAGGATGTTTTGGGCCGATCCGTCAGCAAGGACTTGCCCTTTGTGAAGGACAATAATGCGATTACACAAATCACGCGCCATATCCAGATCATGGGTAGCGATAATCTTAGTATGCTTAAAACCCTTGAGTAATTCTATCAAGAGCCTGCGCGAACGCGGGTCAAGGCTGGAACTTGGCTCATCCATAACCAAGATATCCGGAGACATCGCCAACACGACAGCTATTGAAACAGCGCGTTTTTCGCCTTGAGAAAGTTTATAGGGCGGCCTTTTAGAAAGATGCTCTGCCCCTACTTGACCAAGAGACTCCTCTACTTTTCTTTCTGCTTCCTCTTTAGTTAAACCTAAATTTAACGGGCCAAAAGCCACATCATCAAAAACTGTGGGCATAAAAAGCTGATCATCGGGATTCTGGAATATCATGCCTACGGCCTTACGCACATCTTTCAAGTTATCTTTGGTAATCGGATAATCCCCTATTCTTACGGAACCTTTTGTAGGGGTTAAATAGCCGTTTAAATGCAAGAGAAGCGTGGATTTACCTGCGCCGTTTTCTCCCACAACTGCCACAGACTCTCCATGGGTAATGCGAAAAGATACCCCCTTTAAAACACAAGTACCGTCGGGATAAGAATAATGCAAATCAGCCGCTTCTACAATATGATGGCTCATCTAACCTTTTATGATAAAATTGCCCAGATATAAAGATAAATCAAAAGATCTTAAGAAAATAAATAGCGCAAGCCACAAGAATAGAAAAATAAATCCATCAATGCCAAATTTCATACTACGCATAACATGCATATTGCCGTCAAAACCCCGGCAGCACATGGCCAGGTATATGCGTTCCGCCCTCTGAAATGTGCGCAGCAATAGATTCCCCAAGAACGGCCCGGATATCTCTAGTGACATAAGATCGCGCTTAAAGGACCTGAAAGATGCCGCCCTTATCATCCCGGATACCTGATCAATCAAAACAAATATATAGCGGTAAAGAAACAACAACTGTTGCACAAAAACCCTGGGCAAGCCTAATTTTGCCAAAGCATTACAAATAGCATTAAAACCAGTTAAAGAAATCAGAATAAACGCGGCGCTTGCCGTCAGAATAAAGCGCATGATTATGGAGAGAAAAGAAACCCATCCCGCGCTGACACCTATCGGACCCAGCTGCATAAAAACTTTTGTATCTACAATCGGGTTAAATATCCCTATAAATACAGCGAAAGGCAAAAGCAATAATACCCTATTGAGTAAATACCCGGCAGGCAACCCTCCCAGAGAAATTAAGAACACAGGGTAAATAAAAAACGGCATTAACTGCCAAAGCGCGTATTTATCAAAAGAAATTACTGTGATAATAAAGGCCAAGGTAGCGATCAACTTCGCTCTAGGGTCAAGACGATGCAAAAAGCTGTTACCGCAAGATAATTCATCAAGATAATTTATATCTAACGAGCTTTTACCGATATTATTCACTTGTAACCTTGCGCCTACGTAAAACCAGCCCCGCAATTACCGCGACAGACAAAACTAACGTTCCTCCCACCAACCCTGAAACAGATGTGCCTAAGCTTACCGCGGGGTATGAGGAAGATCCTTGGTGATTCTTAAAACCATAATCCGGCAAGACCGCGATTTTTTCCTGAATACTGGCTAAAGATGAGCCGATGCCCTCGCTTACCTCTAATTCTTCCTTACCGGAAGCCTTAAACATTGCCCACTCCAAACCGTCGGGATTGCTGGAAGCAAACCAACTTAGTATAGCGGCGGTTACCAAACTAACCGCCAATAAACCTAAAAGCACTTTTCGCATATCCACTTTTCCAATAGGGCGATTATTCACCGTGGCGTTAATGATTTCCGGACGCGCCTTCCAGACAAAAGCAACTACCGAAGCGGTAACCAAACCCTCTACTATTCCAATCGCCAAATGTATCGGCTGCATCAAAAGCACAAAACTTTTAAAAGGCAATTCTGATATCCCGGAAAATACTGTCTCCAGAACTACACCGAACGCCCCCAGCTGTAAACCAATAATCGCCGACAAAATAGAACCAACGATAATTTTGCCGCGCGTGAGATTATCACCAACTATTTTCTTGTAAATCATAGGATAAGCAATGAAGCTTGTGAAAAACCCCAGATTAAAGATATTGCACCCTAAGGCAAGAAGCCCACCGTCGGCAAATAAAAACGCCTGAACCGTTAATATAGAAGCCATAACTAAAAATGCAGCGTATGGCCCTAAAAGAATACTTAGGATCATGCCTCCACCCAAATGCCCGCTAGAACCAGTAGCAGGAATGCTAAAATTGATCATCTGAGCGGCAAAAATAAACGCGCCCAACACCCCCATTAAAGGGACTTTACGCTGATCTGACTCGTTTTTGACCTTCTTTGCGCTGTAAGCGATAAGACTTGCGCTTGCCGCCCACATCACGCCACCTACTACCGGAGATAACAACGCATCTGCCATATGCATAATTTATGCCTTTCTTTATTAGAAGTCTACTTGTGCCCTAACTCCGCCAATAAATATACCCGCTGTATCACCAGACACATCTTTTCCAAAAGGATTCCAGATATACTGCAAATCCGGGCTTACTGATAAATACTTATTCAAGAAGATTTTATAGTAAGTCTCAAAATGCCCCTCGGGTTTAGCCAAATAATTATTTCTCTTCTTATATTTTACAGACGGGAATATTTGCCCCACAGCAATTCCCAAAACATCATTATCCCTTCCCCAGGGTTTACCTTCAAGTTGAAGCCCTGCGCTCCAGGATTGCCCAAGAGAATAATTTATATTCCCTGTTGCAAGCGTATCCGGGTTATATACCTTTGGATACTGCCAGCCATAACGAGTAAAAACTGTAGCCATATCATTTAATCTTTGATCAAAA
The Candidatus Omnitrophota bacterium genome window above contains:
- the cbiQ gene encoding cobalt ECF transporter T component CbiQ encodes the protein MNNIGKSSLDINYLDELSCGNSFLHRLDPRAKLIATLAFIITVISFDKYALWQLMPFFIYPVFLISLGGLPAGYLLNRVLLLLPFAVFIGIFNPIVDTKVFMQLGPIGVSAGWVSFLSIIMRFILTASAAFILISLTGFNAICNALAKLGLPRVFVQQLLFLYRYIFVLIDQVSGMIRAASFRSFKRDLMSLEISGPFLGNLLLRTFQRAERIYLAMCCRGFDGNMHVMRSMKFGIDGFIFLFLWLALFIFLRSFDLSLYLGNFIIKG
- the gcvT gene encoding glycine cleavage system aminomethyltransferase GcvT, giving the protein MENQKTPLYSYHVALGAKMAPFGGWLMPIQYEGILAEHAHTRNQVSVFDICHMGEFILEADAFSSGFDRVVTQNITGMPPGTCRYGHMLNDKAGIIDDLIVYRLKEKSWMIVVNAATIRSDEDNLKNNLTGEFTFNNVSNITGKLDLQGPRSLEAIRGIFGSKVEMLSYYTFGEFDFSSQRCIISRTGYTGELGYEIYVPSEHVASLWARLLEDSRVKPAGLGCRDTLRLEMGYPLYGHDINLEYSPVSAGLDKFVDYSKDFIGKQALLKEKESGPKERLIYFKSDSRRSARHGFGIYSQSKRVGTVTSGSFSPSLGVSIGMGYIRGNHKIGDQLLIKEDNIEIPVVIVEKPFYSGARPN
- a CDS encoding energy-coupling factor ABC transporter ATP-binding protein codes for the protein MSHHIVEAADLHYSYPDGTCVLKGVSFRITHGESVAVVGENGAGKSTLLLHLNGYLTPTKGSVRIGDYPITKDNLKDVRKAVGMIFQNPDDQLFMPTVFDDVAFGPLNLGLTKEEAERKVEESLGQVGAEHLSKRPPYKLSQGEKRAVSIAVVLAMSPDILVMDEPSSSLDPRSRRLLIELLKGFKHTKIIATHDLDMARDLCNRIIVLHKGQVLADGSAQNILSDKNLLSQSNLL
- the gcvH gene encoding glycine cleavage system protein GcvH, with protein sequence MNIPENLLYTKDHEWARVEGKTAYVGITDYAQGSLGDITFVDLPKVGKALKQADPAAVVESVKAASDVYSPFSGTVLSVNPELASHPELVNKSCYEKGFFFVIQLDNEQEKAKLMDNNAYQVYLEGLSK
- the gcvPA gene encoding aminomethyl-transferring glycine dehydrogenase subunit GcvPA — its product is MSYVPHTKEDIQEMLKVIGVSSIDELFGDIPPALRPKSFNIPPGKSEFEVTKHLHRLATKNATNLINFVGAGFYDHFIPAAVDAIVNRPEFYTAYTPYQPECSQGWLQAIYEYQTIICELTGLDVSNASLYDGGTALYEALMMAIRLTGRNKIIMDSGVNLIYRTMLYTYTSNLSIEFVEIPIEHGKSSRSDFSKHLDDKTAAVIIQNPNFFGVVDDYSDVVEQVHKFGALAIASVYPVSLGMLKSPGEMGFDIATGEGQSLGIPLSFGGPYLGFMSAKKGLVRQMPGRIVGQTVDSQGKRAFVLTLQTREQHIRREKATSNICSNEALCALRAVVFAALLGRDGLKELAQLNYQKSEYAKNVLSRVSSVQVKKSSSTFNEFTVLLPRDADDVVHRMIEKGFACGFPLGRFYKGMDNYLLVAVTEKRTKEQINSFVDALEAVL
- a CDS encoding energy-coupling factor ABC transporter permease, producing MHMADALLSPVVGGVMWAASASLIAYSAKKVKNESDQRKVPLMGVLGAFIFAAQMINFSIPATGSSGHLGGGMILSILLGPYAAFLVMASILTVQAFLFADGGLLALGCNIFNLGFFTSFIAYPMIYKKIVGDNLTRGKIIVGSILSAIIGLQLGAFGVVLETVFSGISELPFKSFVLLMQPIHLAIGIVEGLVTASVVAFVWKARPEIINATVNNRPIGKVDMRKVLLGLLAVSLVTAAILSWFASSNPDGLEWAMFKASGKEELEVSEGIGSSLASIQEKIAVLPDYGFKNHQGSSSYPAVSLGTSVSGLVGGTLVLSVAVIAGLVLRRRKVTSE